The Desulfosoma caldarium nucleotide sequence CCCACCGTGATGTCGAAAGCCCCTTGTGTGATCTGGGAAATATGCAAGGAGAGTTCGATCACCCGGTAAAGCTCAGGGGATACCGTCACAGGGTGACGGGACGCTTCTCGATTGACGCGGCTGAGCTCGCTGTCTTCTCGAAAGACGCTCATCATGGCCTCTAAGCGAGCCATTTCTTCAAAGGCGGCCTCGAGCGCTTCATAGGCTTGGTGTGCGTCCTGGGAAACGACAGCCATGCTGACCACCGTGCCCATTAAAGGTTTGGCCGTCTGATAGATTTCAGGACTTCTCCCACACGACACCACCAAGAATCCGAAAAAACCACAAAGGATAACGCCTATTCTGTGAAACATCATTTCATAACCTCTCGTCCTGTGCCCACGGCGAGGAAACGTTTCTTTCAAACCACGGCACGGGCCGGGATCACCCCGCCTTCTTTTCTTATGGATCCACGGGGGAAAATTCTGTACCCTGAGCCAAGGTGACTGGCCCTTCAGTAGGCTTGGCTGAGCCGATCGGATCGGCCCATGAGAAGACAAGCAGCGCAGCGGGCCGTAACTTCCATGTCATAGAAAGGAATGGATCCTCATGGCAATCAATGCTCTGGTGGCCGTTGGGACCGAGCGCGGTGTGGACACCTTTGATCGCGTGCTTGGGTTCTTGGAAAAGAGCTCGCCAAGTCGAATGGCTTTGGACGAAAACCCCATCGCTTTCAGCACGCTGGTGCACATGCGCACCGCTCCAGAACTTCACAGCGAAGCCTTTCTTCGGGATCAAAAGAAGCAAATTCTTCGGCGCGGCGGAGACGTCGGAGTGCTCGCCGGGCTGGCTTACGCCGTACATCGAAGGAATCTGCCTGTCCATTTCGCCGACGGGGCTTTGGGAGATATCTTGTCGTCCACCGGGGAGTTGATCGGCTCGTATCCCTATGTGGGCGATCTGAACTTTGCCGTGAACACGGACATGATGCGCACTCCCATGGAACTCATCAAGCAGCGCATTCCTCGGTACCCGGGCCATGATTTCGATTACGAACTCATTCACGCCTACCAGGTGGAGGCGTCCGATGCGCTCATGGACCGCGCCATTCCCATGCGCAATCGTTTCACCGCCATGGTCATCGACGCCATCATGGAAACCTACAAGGGATCTCTTCTCGTCTTCATTGGACAGAGAAAGCGATTTCGAAAAGAACTTTTTGAAGCCACAGAGGGGCTTGGCCAAGATGAGGTGGAAAATTTTGTCCCCCTTTTGGACCTCATTCATGCGAAAAACAAGTCCTTCGTGGACCTGACGGAAACCTAAACCTGGGCTTCCATGGCGGCACCAATCCTTTCGGAAAGATACTCGAAAACAGGCGACCTTTGTAGGTAACGGCAAAGCCCAGGGTACACTGCGCCAAGATCGCCGCCCAGAAGTTCCTGAAGGCGGTGCCATCCGGCGGGAATGTGCCTTAAAAAATCCCGTTTGCGCTTGACCATGCCCAGATAGGCAAACGCTGCAAGAAACTGAAAGCATCGACACAGGGCCACCGTCGCCAAGCGTTCGCGAAAGAGCGTGTAGGAGCCGCCAAGAAGGTCCTTCATGTGACGCCAGTAGAGCTGCACCAGCTCTTCCCTTAACCAAAGCGGCAGCATTGCGTAAGGGTCCAAAAGGAGCGCCGCCAGATCGTATTCCGGAGGCCCAAAGCGCATGCCCTGAAAATCGATGACCCACATTGACCCCTGAAATACCATCAGGTTACGGCTTTGAAAATCCCTGTGAAAGACAAGCCCGAAACGATCTTCTCCCGCCTTGAGAGCAAGCCTTTGGAAATCCATGTCCACTTCCAAAGGTGGCGGCTGGAGACCCATGAGCCCTTCCAGAAAGGCGTTTCGAAAATAGAGCAGTTCTCTTTCGTAAACAAAGTTCGCGTCGTAGTGGCTTCCGTCATGGCACCAGGTCGAAGAAAAACCTTTCCAGGCTCGGCGCTGGCATCGCACCAGAACTTTTACGGCTTCGCGATAGAGGGTTCTCAGCCGATTGCGGCATGGGCCTCTTTGCACGAGATCGTAAAGGTGCACCGATCCCAGGTCCTGAAAGACAAAGACGCCTTCGTGCACATCGGCGTGCAGCATGCCAGGAACCGGAACGCCAATCCTGTGCAGGTGTCTTCCGATGTGCCAGACGGCGTCGTTTTCATCGATGGGTTCCTTCCGTCGAGGGCTCACCAGGACGACATAGCTACCATGCGCCTGACGCAGCCGATAGAAAAGACGATCGGAACCGTCCCCCGCCAGAAGCCGAAGGCCCTTGCCGTCAAGACGGTAACCCCATTGAAGGAGCCGTCTTTCCAGGGCAGCCATGTTCACGCCGCCATCTTCTGGAACACTTCCCGGGACGGAATGAATTTCCGCACCTCCTGTAGACATCAAGACCCCTTAAAGGACGAAACACCCTGGGAAAGAATCCTCCTCGGCGCCTTGCCGTCTCACGTTCCTTGTTCCACGAGAACCCGAAACGCTGGTGCTCCCTAGACCCCTCACCCCGGACCCATGAAATGCCCTACGGAATGCCGAATCGGCGAAGGCGTGTCCAGGGTTTGGCCCAGCGGGACCGGGGCAGCGGAAGGTAAGAAGATGGTGTTGCGATGCCTTCCGGACACCACGGCCCCATCGGCAACCACGCAGTTTTCCAGCACCGTTTCAGGCTCGATGCGACAACCTTTCCAAAGGATCACATGATCAAGAACGCAGCCTCTCTCCACGATGCTGGCCTCACCCACCACCACCGCACCACGCAGCCGTGCCGAAGACGCCACGGTCGCCGACGGGTGCACCCACACGCCAGAATCGGAAATACCCAGAAAACAGGCCCCATCGTTGGGGAGTCGATCATAGGCCGTGTGCAGATTCCAGTAGCTTTCCAAAGATCCCATATCGGTCCACCATAGATGCTCTCGACAGACGGCTGCCGGAGGTGTTCCGCGGGCGATCCAGTCCTCGTAAAGGTCGATGATATGATAAGGCTTTCCAGGGTCCATGGAGCGCAGCGCGGACGGCTCAACGACGTGAATGCCCGAAAAGGTCCATAACCCACTTTGGCCCGCCATGGTCGAGGGGGAAAAACCGGTCACCATGGTGCCTTCTGCGTTGACACGAACCGTATCGAACCGATGGGAGCGGCACAGGAGCATGGTCGCGGGGGCGCCTTGGGTTCGATGCTTTTCCACAAGACTTTGCAAAGACACCTTTGCCGCCACATCGGCGTTGACGACCACCAGGGGAGCGTCATCGAGCATCTCCAGGGCATTGCGCACGCCTCCTCCTGTGCCCAGGATGTCTCGTTCCACAAGAACCTGCACGGGGATCGGCCATGAATGCGACGCGAAGTAGTCTAGGATCTTGTGAGACATGTGATGGGCATTGACCACGACACGCCGAAAGCCTTCCTCTGCCGCTTGCCTAATCCAGCGTTCCAGAAGCGGCTTGCCCCACACGGGGCATAGGGCCTTGGGCCGAACGTAAGTCAAAGGTCGAAGGCGGGTGCCATGGCCTGCGGCAAGAATCATGAGATGCATTCAAGAGCCCTTTTCGCACGCTGTCGGGCAATGTCTTGACAGCGAGGTGTTCTTGATCGAAAGTAAACTTTTGGCATCCGGTAGGCCGAGCGCGATGATCGTCGGCCGCCGCGCCCCATGGTACGGGGACTTCAAGGATCCTTCAAACAAAATCCATGACACTTTCACAGTCACTCGACAACGACACCGGGCAGCACCTGTTTTTGGGATTTGAAGGAACCGAATGGACGGCGTCGCTTCAAGAATGGCTGCACGCCTTGCGCCCTGGTGGGTTGGTGCTTTTTCGTCGCAACGTCGTCGACACCGATCAGATCACGGCCTTGATTCGTGAAGCCAACGCCTGGGCCAAAAAGGCTTTGGGACGGCCCCTTGTGTGGGCCGTGGACGAAGAAGGCGGCTCGGTGCAGCGCCTTGCCGCCCTCTTGGGTCCGGCGCCTTCGGCTCTTGAACTGGCAAAGGCCGGGGACGAGGCGCTTCGCTCGCACGTTGTGCACACGGCCCGAGGGCTTCATCGCTTAGGCATCCATCTAAACCTGGCTCCGGTGCTCGATGTGGTGGCCTCGTCAAAGGACCACTTTCTCAAATCCCGATCCTTGGGACACGCCTTCGAGGAAGTAGCGCGGCTCGGATCCCTCTGGATTCGCTGCCTGCAAGACCATGGCGTCGCCGCGACGGCAAAGCATTTTCCGGGACTGGGCACGGCACGTCTGGATCCCCACGACCAACTTCCACGAGTGGAGGCGCAGGCGGCAGCCAAAGCGCGCCAGGACCTGATCCCTTTTTACCGAGCCGTACAAACTGGGGTCCGCGCCGTAATGACGTCCCATGCGGTGTATGCATTTTGGGATCCGGACTGGCCCGGAACACTTTCCTGGAAAATCAATCGCGGACTGTTACGAGACCGATGGCACTTTCAAGGCGTGCTTCTTTCCGACGATTTGGACATGAAGGCCATCGGTGGGCGTTATGAACCGGAAACCATTGTGCGCCACAGCCTTCTGGCCACAGTGGATGGGTTTTTGGTTTGCCAGGAGGCGCACAGCGCGGAAGTCTTCGCCAGGGCCCTCTACGACGGCATTCGACGTCATCGAGATTTGCAAGAAGCCCATCGGCGGTCCTTGAATCGGCTTCAAGCCTTGACACCATCTTTGTTTTGACATTCTCTTGGGTCTATTCTAGCTTGAAAACTCCCAATTCACACAATGAGGTGACGCGCATGAATTTCAACATCGATCAATTTACTCGCATGCGCCGTCTGCCGCCTTATGTGTTCGCGCAAGTCAATGCGCTGAAGATGGAAAGGCGAAGAGCCGGCGAAGACATTATCGATCTCGGCATGGGTAACCCGGACGTGCCGACCCCGCAACACATCGTGGACAAGCTGGTGGAAGCGGCCCAAAAGCCTCACAACCACCGTTACTCGGCGTCCCGAGGCATCACGAAGCTGCGCCATGCCATCGCGGACTGGTACAAGCGTCGTTATGACGTGGATGTGGATCCTGAGACGGAGGCGGTGGTGACCATTGGGGCAAAGGAAGGGCTTTCCCATCTCGTGCTGGCCCTGATCAACCCCGGCGATGTGGTCTTTTCTCCCAATCCGACGTATCCCATCCATCCCTATTCGGTGATCATCGCGGGCGGAGACCTGCGCTCCATTCCCATCGGGCCGGACCGGGACTTCTTTGAAGACCTTCAAATCGCCGCCAAGCAAACGTGGCCGCGCCCCAAAATGCTCATCATTTCCTTTCCACACAACCCCACGACGGCCGTGGTGGATTTGTCCTTTTTTGAAAAAGTGGTGGCTTTCGCCAAGGACCACCACCTCATGGTCATTCACGACCTGGCCTATGCAGACCTCGTCTTTGACGGCTATGCGGCTCCGAGCATTTTGCAGGTTCCGGACGCCAAGGACGTGGCGGTGGAGTTCTTTTCCATGTCCAAAAGTTACAGCATGGCCGGATGGCGTGTCGGTTTTTGCGTGGGCAACCGGGAAATGGTCGGAGCTCTAACTCGGATCAAGAGTTATCTGGACTACGGCATCTTTCAGCCCATTCAAATCGCCGCCATCATCGCGCTCAATGGGGATCAAAGCTGCGTTCAGCACATCGTAAACATTTACCGCTCTCGACGAGATGTGCTGGTGGATGGATTGCGACGCATCGGCTGGCACATATCCAAACCCAAAGGCACCATGTTTGCGTGGGCCCCCATACCCGACCGGTTTCGAGCCATGGGGTCCGTGGAATTTTCCAAATTCCTCATCGAAAAAGCCAAAGTGGCCGTGTCTCCTGGTCTAGGATTCGGAGAGTACGGAGACGACCACGTGCGGTTTGCCCTTGTGGAAAACGAAATGCGCATCAAACAGGCCATTCGTGGCATTCGCAAAGCCTTTCAAGACGCGTGAGGCGCCTGGCTATCGAGGAGCGCTGAAAGATGATGGATTCCATACGCATCGGTCTCATCGGTTGGGGCACCGTCGGATGCGGCATGTTGCAGACATTGAGGGAAAATGCCAAAGAAATTCAAGCGCGCGTGGGGGTTCGCATGGACGTGGTTCGTGTGGCCGATCTCGACCTGGACAGCCCCAGGCCGGTGTCCGTCGATCCCCACCTTCTGACCCGTTCGGCGCAGGACATTTTGGACGACCCCTCCATTCATATTGTGGTGGAACTCATTGGCGGCCTAGAACCCGCCCGATCGTTCATCATGAAAGCCCTGGAAAAGGGCAAGCATGTGGTGACGGCCAACAAGGCTTTGCTGGCCCATCACGGCAACGAAATCTTTGCTCAGGCCGCCAAGTGCGGGCGATCCGTGGGTTTTGAAGCCTCTGTCGCCGGCGGCATTCCGTTACTTAAAGCCATTCGAGAGGGACTCAGCGCCAACCGACTGGATACGCTTTTTGGCATATTGAACGGCACGGCCAACTACATTCTCACGCGCATGACGGAAGATGGCCTGCCGTTTGCGCAGGCTCTGGCTGAAGCCCAACGCCACGGCTATGCCGAAGCGGACCCTTCCCTCGATGTTGACGGCATCGACACCGCCCACAAGCTGGCCATTGCCAGCGCTATGAGTTTTGGCACATCCATCCGATTGGACAAGGTTTATGTGGAAGGCATTCGAGACATTGATTTACTGGATGTGCAGTTCGCGTCGGAATTCGGATACCGCCTCAAACTCCTGGCCATAGCCCGAAATACGAACGGTCTCGTGGAGCTTCGCGTGCATCCCACGCTGATTCCCGAACGCCATGTGCTGGCGAGCGTGCGCGGAGCCTACAACGCCGTTCACATTCACGGCAATGCCGTCGGCAACATCATGCTCTACGGACTAGGTGCCGGCATGCTGCCCACAGGCAGCGCCGTGGTGGCCGATCTTGTGGACCTGGCTCGGGACATGACTCTGGGAATTGTTCATCGCGTACCCCCTTTGGGTTTTCTTCCAGAATACAGCTCGGAAATGCCCGTCAAACCCATGGACGACGTGGTCACCCGCTATTACTTTCGGTTTTCCGCCGTGGATCGACCGGGGGTTTTGTCAAAAATCTCCGGCGTTCTCGGGGCCAATCAGATCAGTATTGCCGCCGTGATTCAAAAAGGTCGGGAGGTGGAAGGGGCCGTGCCCATCGTCATGCTGACCCACGAAGCCGTGGAAAAGGATGTGCGCCGATCCTTGGAAGCCATAGATCGCTTGGACATCGTGCGCGGACCCACGAAACTGCTTCGCATTGAAGACAGAACGGACAACGCTGTTGCCAGCGCCTAAGGCCGAACGTTCATGAAAACGAAATACGTGATTCTGGTCGGAGACGGAATGGGTGACTATCCGCTGGCTTCCCTTGAAGGTCGCACACCGTTGGAAGTCTCCCATACACCGGCCATGACGCATCTTGCTCGAATCGGCGAAATCGGCACGGTGCAGACCATCCCTGAAGGCATGGAACCGGGAAGCGATATCGCCAACATGGCTCTACTCGGCTACGACCCGGCTGTGTATCACACCGGTCGAGCACCCCTGGAAGCAGCCAGCCTGGGCGTGCATCTCGGCCCTGCGGACGTGGCGTTTCGCTGTAACCTGGTGACCTTGAAACAAGACGATGAGGGCACGGAACGCATGGAAGACTATTCGGCCGGTCATATCTCTACGGCCGAAGCCCACGAAATCATTGGCGCGTTACAAGAAGCCTGCGAAGGGTTGCCTCTGAAGCTTTATGCCGGTGTGAGTTATCGCCATGTGCTGGTCTGGTCAGGCGGCCCCACGGATCTGCTCACCACACCGCCCCACGACATTCTTGGAGAACCCACGGCTGGCTACAAGAGAGTCTATGACACAACGGATGTTCTGAGAATCTTCACTCAGCGGTGCCGAGACATGCTTGCTCAGCATCCCGTTAATCGGCGTCGTCGGGACGTGGGTCTAAAACAAGCCAATGCCGTGTGGCTCTGGGGACAGGGAAAAGCGCCGTCCATGCCCTCCCTTCAGGATCTGTTCGGACTTCGCGGCGTTGTCATTTCCGCCGTGGACCTTCTCAAAGGCCTGGGCATTTATGCAGGACTGGAACCGGTGCACGTTCCGGGAGCCACGGGATATCTTGACACGAACTATGCCGGCAAGGTGGATGCGGCCTTAAAGGCGCTTCAGGATATGGACTTCGCTTTCGTTCACGTGGAAGCGCCCGACGAAGCCAGCCACGAAGGAAGCCTGACCAAGAAGGTGCAAGCCATTGAAGACTTCGATGCCAAAGTCGTGGGTCCCATGGTGCAAGGCCTGGCGGCTTACGCTCGATGTCATGTGCTTGTGGCCGGCGATCATCTGACGCCCTTGAGTGTTCGCACACATGTACCGGATCCCTCCCTATACGCCTTGTTTAAGGGAAACGTTGCCACGGCGCTTGCTGAGGATGAAAAGATCGTTTTTTGCGAAACCGCAGCTCGAGAATCCAGGCGGCACATGGAAAGCGCCGTCGCGCTCTTCCATCGTTTTGTGAACGCGCACCATGGATCCTAAAAACCTGTTGGAAAAAAAGGTGGGTGAATCACGCATGACAACCCAGAGCACGCGAGCCCGCCTGCGCGTCCTCTACGGTGACACGGACGCCATGGGACAGGCCTACTACGGCCAGTACATGCGCTGGTTCGAAGCGGGGCGTGCCGAATGGTTCCGACACCAGGGCACCACGTACCGCCGTCTGGAAGAGCAAGGCATTTTCCTACCGGTCATCGAAGCCCACTGCCGGTACATGCGTCCTGCCTTTTACGACGACGTCCTGGAAGTGGAAACGTTCTTTCATTTTCCCGGTCCGGCCAGACTCCGCTTTGACTACCGCATCCATCGACACGATCCCCCGCAACTCTTGGCTCAAGGTTACACGGTCCACGTGTGCGTCAACCGAGAAAGAAAACCGCTCAAGCCCCCCGCCTGGCTTCGAGACCTGCTTTCTTCCAAAGCTGTCGATCCCGCAGACCCCTCAGCGGAATGAGACCATGATCATCTATCCCGCCATCGACCTCAAGGAAGGACAATGTGTTCGGCTCAAGCAAGGGGACATGGCTCGAGCCACCATTTACGGAACGGACCCCGTGGCCATCGCTCGCCATTGGGAAGCCCAGGGAGCGCAATGGCTTCATGTGGTGGATCTGGACGGTGCCTTTGCCAAGACCCCCAAAAATCGAGACGTTATCGGCGCCATTGTTAAGGCGGTCTCCATTCCCGTGCAGTTGGGAGGAGGGCTGCGAAGCATGGAAACACTGCAGCACTACATCGACCTTGGCGTGCGCCGCCTCATTCTGGGCACATGGGCCCTTCGGGATCCTAAAGTGGTGGAAACGGCCTGCCAACGGTTTCCGGGACGCATCGCCCTGGGCATCGATGCCCGCCATGGGTATGTGGCGGTGGAAGGATGGACGGAAACGACCCAGGTGGATGCCGTGGCCTTTGCCCAACGCTTTGACCAGGTGGGACTAAGTGCCATCATTTACACGGACATTCAAAGGGACGGCATGCAATCTGGGGTCAACGTGGTAGCGACGCGACGACTCTGCGCTGCCCTCACCACGCCCGTGATCGCCTCTGGCGGCGTCGCCTCCTGGGACGACATACAGGCCTTGCTTCCCCTCGTCCCCTTGGGGCTTGACGGCGTCATTAGCGGCAAGGCGCTCTACACCGGAACGCTAAATCTTCAGGAAGCCCTTCAACGCCTTAAATCTCTAAAGACCTCTTCGTAGGTCGCCGTGCCTATTTCACCACCCGGAGCCGCCGGTTTTATGGAACAACAGGGAACAGTCAAGGCTGAGCTCACAAGAACAGCCTTCTGTCTTTTCAAATACGCGTTCTATGGGCCCGGCACGAGAAAACCCAAGCCGAAAATTTCAGGAGGTTGAAAGGTGGAATTGTTGGAAAAGATCGAACAGGCTTTGAAAGACGCCATAAAAGGCCAAGACGAAGACAAGCGAAACACCATGCGCATGCTCCTCACCGCCATCAAGAACAAAGAAAAAGAGCTTCTGCGTCAACCGACGGAGTCGGAGATTCATCAACTTATTGCCAGGGCTATCAAGCAGCGCAAAGATTCCATCGAGCAGTTCCTGCGCGGCGGACGCAACGACTTGGCGGAAAAGGAAAAAAAGGAAATAGAAATTCTTCAATCTTTTTTGCCAAAACCCTTGGAAGCGGAAGCGCTCACCGCCCTCGTCGCGGAAGCAATTCGCGAAACGGGAGCCGCTTCACTCAAGGATGTGGGCAAGGTCATGAAAGTGCTCATGCCTCGAGTGGCGGGCCGGGCCGACGGCAAGACGGTGCAGGAAATGGTTCGAGCCCGTCTCGGCGCCTCGTGAAAGGACTCGCCCCGCTGATGGAAAATTCGATCACGCTTTTTCCCTGTTGATTGTCGTTTCATGATGGGATAAAAATTTAAAGTTTTGGGTCAGACATAAATCCCGAAACATGGCATCAACTCCTGCGGGGTGACCAGGATCGGTGACCACATCGGATGCGGCAACGCGAATCAAGCAGGCTGTAGACATTTTGGACCTCATCGGAAGCGTGGTTCCGCTGAGGCGCCTCGGCACTCGGTACGTAGGCCTGTGCCCTTTTCACAGGGAAAAAACGCCTTCCTTTCACGTGGATGTCGCGCATGGGCTCTTTTATTGCTTCGGCTGCGGAGCCGGAGGAGATGTCATCACCTTTGCCATGCGTCATTGGAACCTGACGTTCGCGGAAGCCGTCAAAGCGCTGGCCGGCCGCTATCATGTGCCACTGCCCGAAGAGGTTTTGGGTTCTTCCAAGAAAAAACCCGAGGACCTTTCGGCGATGGCTCAGGTGCTGGAGTTGGCCTGCGAGTTTTTTGTCCATCGACTGCGGCATCGGGAACAGGGGCGTGTGGCCAGAGAATACCTTGCGAGACGAGGGCTTTCACCCGAACTGGTGCAGGAGCACCGTCTCGGCTACGCCCCTCCTGGATGGAACCACCTGATACGACATCTTCAATCCAAGGGAATCGACCCGGAACTGGTGGTGCGATCAGGGCTCGCGGTACGGTCGGACAAAGGCACCGTTTACGATCGATTTCGTCACCGCCTCATCTTTCCCATCACCGCACCGAACGGCTCACTTGTGGCCTTTGGAGGCCGCAGTCTGGACGACACGGAACCCAAATATCTAAACAGTCCGGAAACGGCGCTCTACCACAAGGGCCGCACCCTGTACCAGTACGCCACCGCCATGGAGGCGTGCCGAGCCACACGACAGGTAATTCTCGTGGAAGGCTATATGGATCTTCTAGCCTTTCACGCTCGAGGTTTTCGCAGGGTCGTGGCCACCCTGGGCACGGCCCTGACGCCGCACCAAGTCCGGCTCTTGCAACGGCTGGCGGACGAAGTCATCCTGGTCTACGATGGGGATGCATCCGGCCAGAAGGCCATGCTTCGAGCCCTGCCACTCTTTCTACGCCAAGGACTGGCCGCCAGCTGCGTCACGTTGCCCCTAGGCATGGACCCAGATGACTACCTCAAGGCGCACGGCTTGGACGCCTTTACAGCCCTGCTGGGAACGCGGCGTGAATTGCTGCATTTCGCCGTCGACGCCATCGCCTCCACCTGGAATGGCACTTCTCAAGACAAGGTCCGTGTGGTCAAGGAATGCGCCGACCTTGTGAGCGACGTGCAGGATCCCGTGCTCCGTGAAGATATGGCCCGTCTTCTAGGAATGCGATTGTTTCTGTCGGAACACGCGGTGCTCCAGCATTTTTCACGCGTTCCCAAAACGGCTTCAATGCCCCGCACCCTCTCGGGCTCGAGGACGGCGGCCGCAAAGGCCACCTCCGTGCAGGTGCCATCTGCGGAAGAGACAATTCTTCGATTGATCATGCAGCATCCTACCCTCGCCGAACACGCTCAGAGCCTCGGGGTTCTGGAATACCTTGAGCCGTCTTCTGTGGCCACGATTCTGGAGGCTCTGCTTCGGCAAGGAACATGGAAGACCCTTGATGAGGGTTCATCGGTAGCCATGACGCTTCCCGACGAGCCAAGCAAGACCCTGTGGGCGCGCTTGATGATGGAAAAAGACGAAAACACTTTGGATGAAAACGCCGCGCGGCTCCTTTTGGAAGAAAGGATTCACAGCTTGCGCATTCGCCATGAGAGAAAAAATCTTGAGGAGATTCGAGCCGCACTGGTTGATGCGGATGGTTCGGGCGATCACCTCGCTCGAAAAAAACTCTTGGAGGAGTACCGAGCCCTTTGCGCGGCGCAAAGAAGGGGTTAAAGGTTAGAGAGCCCACCGAAGGAGCCAATGACCTATGACGGAAGAGTTCACGAAAACATCCGAAGAGACATCCCCTAAAAGGCCCGGTCTGGAGGATCTCAAAAAACTTATCAGCGCCGGCAAGGAAAAGGGATACTTGACCTATGACGAACTGAACGAAGTCCTTC carries:
- the dnaG gene encoding DNA primase; its protein translation is MTTSDAATRIKQAVDILDLIGSVVPLRRLGTRYVGLCPFHREKTPSFHVDVAHGLFYCFGCGAGGDVITFAMRHWNLTFAEAVKALAGRYHVPLPEEVLGSSKKKPEDLSAMAQVLELACEFFVHRLRHREQGRVAREYLARRGLSPELVQEHRLGYAPPGWNHLIRHLQSKGIDPELVVRSGLAVRSDKGTVYDRFRHRLIFPITAPNGSLVAFGGRSLDDTEPKYLNSPETALYHKGRTLYQYATAMEACRATRQVILVEGYMDLLAFHARGFRRVVATLGTALTPHQVRLLQRLADEVILVYDGDASGQKAMLRALPLFLRQGLAASCVTLPLGMDPDDYLKAHGLDAFTALLGTRRELLHFAVDAIASTWNGTSQDKVRVVKECADLVSDVQDPVLREDMARLLGMRLFLSEHAVLQHFSRVPKTASMPRTLSGSRTAAAKATSVQVPSAEETILRLIMQHPTLAEHAQSLGVLEYLEPSSVATILEALLRQGTWKTLDEGSSVAMTLPDEPSKTLWARLMMEKDENTLDENAARLLLEERIHSLRIRHERKNLEEIRAALVDADGSGDHLARKKLLEEYRALCAAQRRG